Proteins from a genomic interval of Methanofastidiosum sp.:
- the mobB gene encoding molybdopterin-guanine dinucleotide biosynthesis protein B yields the protein MKIIGVYGFKKSGKTTVVTSIINALAKEGYSVSSAKSIHIDNFSLETEGTDTFKHHDSGAKSVGLVYPKGKAILYYDQNTEDFLNKFESDYLILEGFRDYKCPKILCAREEADILKDLREDVFCISGLISNKIQEYNGIPVINHDQIKKIIEIIEKL from the coding sequence ATGAAGATAATTGGAGTTTATGGCTTTAAGAAATCAGGAAAGACCACAGTTGTAACTTCAATTATCAATGCCCTGGCCAAAGAAGGATATTCTGTTTCATCCGCGAAAAGCATCCATATTGATAACTTCTCTTTGGAGACTGAAGGCACAGATACATTCAAACATCACGATTCTGGTGCAAAAAGTGTTGGCTTAGTTTATCCAAAGGGCAAGGCAATCTTATACTATGATCAAAATACTGAAGATTTCCTAAATAAGTTTGAATCAGATTACCTTATTCTTGAAGGTTTTAGAGATTATAAATGTCCAAAAATTCTCTGTGCAAGGGAGGAAGCTGACATATTAAAAGACTTAAGAGAGGATGTTTTCTGCATATCGGGTTTAATCTCAAATAAGATTCAAGAGTATAACGGGATCCCTGTAATTAATCATGACCAAATAAAAAAAATTATAGAAATAATAGAGAAGTTATAG
- a CDS encoding ABC transporter ATP-binding protein yields the protein MNKIKVEVNNISKSFVNSDDGKPLPVIEDVSFDVYEGEFLSIVGSSGCGKTTILRVIAGLQQADSGEVLLDGKKVESTSSKKGMVFQEFALFPWRTVQKNVEFGLEYKGLPPEERKKLSNKFISMVGLSGYENSYPHQLSGGMKQRVAIARALVNDPDVLLMDEPFGALDAQTRNILQDELLRIWTETKKTIIFITHNVDEAVYLGDRVLVLTKRPAKIKKEFKIALPRKRNRTNTEFVMLRKDILEELMAEINIQSPPST from the coding sequence ATGAATAAAATAAAGGTTGAGGTAAATAATATATCAAAGAGTTTTGTTAATTCTGACGATGGGAAACCTCTGCCTGTAATCGAAGATGTTAGTTTTGATGTTTACGAGGGTGAATTTCTTTCCATAGTTGGATCTTCAGGTTGCGGTAAAACAACAATTTTAAGGGTCATAGCAGGCTTGCAACAAGCTGACTCCGGGGAAGTGCTTCTTGATGGGAAAAAAGTGGAATCCACATCTTCAAAAAAAGGGATGGTCTTTCAAGAGTTTGCATTGTTTCCATGGAGAACGGTCCAGAAAAACGTTGAATTTGGTCTTGAGTACAAGGGCCTACCCCCTGAAGAAAGAAAAAAGTTATCTAATAAATTTATTTCAATGGTAGGATTGAGCGGATATGAGAACAGTTATCCTCACCAATTATCAGGGGGAATGAAGCAAAGAGTGGCAATTGCAAGGGCCTTAGTCAATGACCCTGATGTTTTACTTATGGACGAACCATTTGGGGCACTAGATGCGCAGACAAGAAATATTCTTCAAGATGAGCTCTTACGAATCTGGACTGAAACAAAAAAAACAATTATATTTATCACACACAATGTTGACGAGGCAGTTTACCTTGGGGATAGGGTTTTAGTTTTAACCAAAAGGCCTGCAAAAATAAAAAAGGAATTTAAGATAGCTCTTCCTAGAAAGAGAAATAGGACCAATACAGAATTTGTAATGTTAAGGAAAGATATATTGGAAGAACTTATGGCAGAGATTAATATACAGTCCCCTCCATCCACCTGA
- a CDS encoding ABC transporter permease: MNEYDNFLKKYRIYTIISLGVAVAIWQIIAALIVKNPFILPSFTETITSLYDLIVRMEIFADLAISLYHFAIGMFFAIIFGIPIGMAMGWFKKIDNLMDPLIELLRPVPPLAWIPFAIVWFGLTHQSAGFIIFIGAFFPILTNTYSGFSSVPKTLVEAAKVLGCTKNKDLLKSVGLPSSFPDIAVGLRVAMGIGWMCLVAAELFGVSKEGLGYKIWWYYYLHRMDNVLSYMIVLGLIGLGINWVFRYVVEKKLLRWMEGTVY, translated from the coding sequence ATGAATGAATACGATAATTTTCTAAAAAAGTATAGGATTTATACTATAATTTCACTTGGCGTAGCAGTTGCCATATGGCAGATTATTGCAGCCCTTATAGTAAAAAATCCTTTTATTCTACCAAGTTTCACGGAAACGATTACATCTTTATACGATTTGATAGTAAGAATGGAGATATTTGCTGATTTAGCCATAAGTTTATACCATTTTGCAATAGGAATGTTCTTTGCGATTATTTTTGGTATACCTATTGGGATGGCAATGGGCTGGTTTAAGAAAATAGACAATTTGATGGACCCTTTAATTGAATTATTAAGGCCTGTCCCACCTCTCGCATGGATACCTTTTGCAATAGTCTGGTTTGGATTGACCCACCAGTCTGCAGGATTTATTATTTTTATCGGGGCATTTTTCCCAATACTTACAAACACTTATTCAGGGTTTAGTAGCGTCCCAAAAACCTTAGTTGAAGCGGCGAAGGTTTTAGGATGCACCAAAAATAAAGACTTACTCAAATCAGTTGGTCTTCCCTCCTCATTTCCAGATATAGCCGTTGGACTACGAGTTGCAATGGGAATAGGTTGGATGTGCCTTGTTGCGGCAGAACTTTTTGGGGTTAGTAAAGAAGGGCTTGGATATAAAATTTGGTGGTATTATTACCTCCATAGAATGGATAACGTTCTTTCTTATATGATAGTCTTAGGCCTTATAGGACTAGGAATAAACTGGGTATTCAGATACGTTGTGGAGAAAAAACTTCTCAGGTGGATGGAGGGGACTGTATATTAA
- a CDS encoding ABC transporter substrate-binding protein: MKKIFGIIASILIASTLLLGCVGQGTDDTKKMTELKIGYQPSTHQIAEMIAMEKGWWLNDLKKYGIEKVTDYEFPSGPPEMQAMLGGQIDIAYVGATPPIPAIDQGLDAKIVAAAQTQGSDIAIWPESEYTGPSFFIGKKIGTFPPGSIQDMVLKKWLMDNGIDVSKVDIKAMGPGDATTALTAKQIDAVFLPHPSPALLEINGNGKSVVESGEMWPGHACCVLLVSGKLMRENPELVKEIINTHIKATEYIKDNPEEAAEIASRKLGLSKEVVLYSMKNSDTTFIHNPHDIVIFMEAYAKEHYDLGYTKKLLTVNDLVDTKLYDEVSKK, encoded by the coding sequence ATGAAAAAAATATTTGGGATAATCGCTTCTATCTTGATTGCTTCGACACTCCTCTTAGGATGTGTAGGGCAAGGAACAGATGATACAAAAAAAATGACCGAACTTAAAATAGGTTACCAGCCAAGCACCCACCAGATTGCAGAAATGATTGCAATGGAAAAGGGGTGGTGGCTAAACGACCTTAAGAAGTACGGGATTGAAAAAGTAACAGATTATGAATTTCCTTCTGGGCCTCCAGAAATGCAGGCAATGCTAGGTGGGCAGATTGACATAGCCTATGTAGGTGCAACACCCCCAATACCAGCAATTGACCAAGGCCTAGATGCTAAAATAGTTGCTGCTGCCCAGACACAGGGATCAGATATAGCCATATGGCCAGAAAGTGAATATACTGGCCCGTCGTTCTTTATAGGGAAAAAAATAGGTACATTTCCACCTGGATCAATACAGGATATGGTATTAAAGAAATGGTTAATGGACAACGGAATAGATGTTTCAAAAGTGGATATAAAAGCCATGGGGCCGGGAGATGCAACTACCGCTTTAACAGCAAAACAAATTGATGCAGTGTTCTTACCCCATCCTTCACCTGCTCTTCTAGAAATAAATGGTAATGGAAAGAGCGTCGTTGAGTCCGGTGAAATGTGGCCTGGCCATGCCTGTTGCGTACTTTTAGTCAGCGGAAAACTGATGAGGGAGAATCCAGAACTCGTAAAGGAAATTATAAACACTCACATCAAAGCCACAGAATATATCAAAGACAATCCTGAAGAGGCAGCAGAGATAGCTTCAAGGAAACTTGGATTGAGCAAAGAAGTTGTCTTGTATTCTATGAAAAACTCGGACACAACATTCATTCACAATCCACACGACATAGTTATTTTCATGGAAGCATATGCAAAAGAGCACTACGATCTTGGGTACACAAAAAAACTTCTTACTGTAAACGACCTTGTAGATACAAAGCTTTACGACGAAGTCTCTAAAAAATAA
- a CDS encoding helix-turn-helix domain-containing protein encodes MGYTESERLKEIIFFTNDRFKVELESLLVKSFGSIKNFSEISGIPLPTIYKIFSGDREPNLKTLRKIHEVLKEGEEKNNKFIALIASRPVLNMLDESYVSDSDNKYLIKEYSATSIEEVFIQSIRAERDGASALVCAPIVSSIVEKVVTIPVVTIMPQKSILIALKTAAKKLKS; translated from the coding sequence TTGGGGTATACAGAATCAGAAAGATTAAAGGAAATCATATTTTTTACTAATGATAGATTTAAAGTTGAATTGGAATCACTTTTAGTAAAAAGCTTTGGGAGCATCAAAAATTTTTCTGAAATTTCGGGAATACCACTTCCAACTATCTATAAGATTTTTTCCGGTGACAGGGAACCAAACCTCAAAACACTAAGAAAGATTCATGAAGTCCTAAAAGAAGGAGAAGAAAAAAATAATAAATTCATTGCATTGATTGCCTCAAGGCCTGTTCTTAACATGCTTGATGAGAGTTATGTTTCAGATAGCGATAATAAATATCTGATAAAGGAGTATTCTGCAACTAGCATCGAAGAAGTATTTATTCAGTCTATTCGGGCAGAAAGGGATGGTGCAAGTGCACTTGTTTGTGCTCCGATAGTAAGCTCGATTGTAGAAAAAGTCGTGACGATCCCAGTAGTTACGATAATGCCCCAAAAAAGTATTCTAATTGCTCTAAAAACTGCAGCTAAGAAATTAAAATCATGA
- a CDS encoding PKD domain-containing protein has translation MKNKTKIISLILATTLFLGLLTTTTSVPFVIDPLPLLPLLLHTPDAGLSGSLTSSGSSYGSGTYTAGDQAGNLQVRCFLSFDISSIPAGSTITSATLGLTDNTITLGNPFATLGNLRVYNVDYGTSLTVSDFNGPKLSTVWSGGSAPSDVMDVKSELANAVASGKKNLQFRIEYTTTTDNDGQVDRITFNNPTLLYFYSSPSSKPDLKITNIEKGASNMVVVTIANSGAGDYTGEVGLKIWFNGVTKFDGTGNVNMPAGSTATVNFPSLILPEGSTTVKAGIDPSNTVSEETETNNERTQTLTVSITPTPTPSNNPPQANAGANKTSKVGQSVSFNGSSSTDSDGTIVSYAWDFGDGGSSAGSIVSHVYASPGTYTVSLTVTDNNGATNTDTAIAIITEDSTTPPATTNKPPKADAGSDAKVKVGEAVHFDASKSTDSDGTITKYAWDFGDDRDSDEKEPLHSYATPGVYKVTLVVTDNNGETDRDVIYVTVEQESSSPIKGVPGFEVPGVLGAAALVYYYFRRRKN, from the coding sequence ATGAAAAACAAAACAAAAATAATATCTTTAATTTTAGCAACAACTTTGTTTCTTGGACTTTTAACAACTACAACAAGTGTACCATTTGTCATAGACCCTCTTCCATTACTTCCCTTGCTATTACATACACCCGATGCTGGGTTAAGCGGAAGCTTGACAAGTTCGGGGTCAAGTTATGGTAGCGGAACGTATACAGCAGGAGATCAAGCTGGAAACTTGCAAGTCAGATGTTTCTTGAGTTTTGACATATCTTCCATCCCTGCAGGCTCTACTATCACTTCTGCAACTCTTGGGCTCACAGATAATACAATAACTTTAGGCAATCCTTTTGCTACTTTAGGTAATCTAAGGGTGTATAATGTAGATTATGGGACTAGTTTAACAGTATCTGATTTTAATGGGCCAAAGTTATCGACAGTATGGTCTGGTGGCTCGGCTCCAAGTGACGTGATGGACGTTAAGTCTGAACTCGCAAATGCAGTTGCATCCGGCAAGAAAAATCTGCAGTTTAGGATAGAATATACAACTACAACAGACAACGATGGCCAAGTTGATAGGATTACTTTCAACAACCCCACTTTATTATACTTCTATAGTTCTCCATCTAGCAAACCTGATTTAAAAATTACTAATATCGAAAAAGGCGCTTCCAATATGGTCGTGGTGACCATTGCAAACAGTGGTGCAGGGGATTACACTGGAGAAGTTGGACTAAAGATTTGGTTTAACGGAGTTACTAAGTTTGATGGTACTGGAAATGTTAATATGCCTGCTGGATCAACAGCCACAGTTAATTTTCCATCCCTGATACTCCCCGAAGGTTCTACGACTGTAAAAGCAGGCATAGATCCGTCAAATACAGTTTCAGAGGAAACTGAAACAAATAATGAGCGTACTCAAACCTTAACTGTGTCTATAACACCTACACCAACACCTTCAAACAATCCTCCACAGGCAAATGCAGGTGCCAACAAAACTTCAAAAGTTGGTCAGTCAGTCAGCTTTAATGGTTCTAGCTCTACTGATTCAGATGGCACCATAGTTAGCTATGCATGGGACTTTGGAGATGGAGGTAGTTCAGCTGGATCAATAGTAAGCCATGTATACGCCTCACCTGGAACATATACTGTTTCGCTAACAGTCACAGATAACAATGGAGCCACAAATACTGATACAGCTATTGCCATAATCACAGAAGATTCAACTACGCCGCCGGCTACTACAAATAAACCTCCAAAAGCAGATGCTGGAAGCGATGCCAAAGTAAAAGTTGGCGAAGCAGTACACTTTGACGCTTCAAAATCTACAGATTCTGACGGAACAATAACAAAATATGCATGGGACTTTGGAGATGATAGGGATTCAGATGAAAAGGAGCCTCTCCACTCATATGCAACACCGGGCGTTTACAAAGTGACTCTAGTTGTAACAGATAACAACGGAGAAACAGACAGAGATGTAATCTATGTCACAGTTGAGCAAGAATCAAGCTCACCTATCAAAGGCGTACCTGGATTTGAGGTTCCTGGTGTATTGGGCGCAGCAGCATTAGTCTATTACTACTTCAGAAGACGGAAGAACTAA
- a CDS encoding UDP-N-acetylglucosamine-1-phosphate transferase: protein MQTYLTFFISITVSFLVTFFLIPKFIHKFAEEGHVVKDYYKTKKTLVPTMGGLPILMGVLSSLIIIQLFFPQIEELLIFYFVIFIYAIFGLVDDLVNVGRKIKLIAPFFLAFPIALLNLDTNLSLLFIEIELGILFSYIIAPLYVMVVSNLVNMHSGFNGISGGVTTILLAFSAIASFIKYDYIGLVYIAPILGAMIAFMYFNKYPSRIFLGNIGTLMIGGALGGFIIFQNMEIFGVIILIPHIINFLMFVYWKIRGYPHIKFGKVDQNGILHVPNNLTVKWFLPYYFPMTEKKAILLCYLFSVMSGIAGVLYVLPR, encoded by the coding sequence ATGCAAACTTACTTAACTTTTTTTATTTCTATAACTGTCAGTTTTTTAGTTACTTTTTTTCTTATACCTAAATTCATTCATAAATTTGCAGAAGAAGGCCACGTGGTAAAAGATTACTATAAAACTAAAAAAACTCTTGTTCCAACAATGGGAGGTCTTCCTATACTAATGGGGGTTCTATCCTCTTTGATTATAATCCAGCTTTTTTTCCCGCAGATTGAGGAACTTTTGATATTTTATTTTGTGATCTTTATTTATGCTATTTTTGGATTGGTGGATGACCTTGTGAATGTGGGGAGGAAAATAAAACTCATTGCCCCTTTCTTTTTAGCATTTCCGATAGCGCTCCTAAATCTTGATACAAATCTCTCACTTTTATTCATAGAGATAGAACTCGGGATATTATTCTCCTATATCATAGCCCCCCTTTACGTCATGGTTGTTTCAAACTTAGTAAATATGCATTCAGGATTCAACGGGATTTCAGGGGGCGTCACCACAATACTTTTGGCGTTCTCAGCCATAGCATCTTTTATAAAATATGATTACATTGGCCTTGTTTATATCGCACCGATACTAGGGGCAATGATAGCTTTCATGTACTTCAATAAATACCCTTCAAGGATATTCTTGGGAAATATCGGTACCCTTATGATAGGGGGGGCTCTTGGAGGATTTATTATATTCCAGAATATGGAGATATTTGGGGTAATAATACTAATACCCCATATAATCAACTTCCTAATGTTTGTCTACTGGAAAATACGCGGGTATCCCCATATTAAATTTGGAAAAGTAGATCAAAATGGAATACTTCACGTTCCGAATAATCTTACCGTGAAATGGTTTTTACCTTACTATTTTCCCATGACTGAAAAAAAAGCCATACTTCTATGTTACTTGTTTTCTGTCATGTCTGGTATAGCTGGGGTATTGTACGTTTTACCAAGATAA
- a CDS encoding acyltransferase, translated as MADYFIHETAEISKGVIIGKNTKVWHQSQIREGAKVGENCIISKCVYIDFDVKIGNNVKIQNGVSVYHGVEVEDDVFLGPHMTFTNDLYPRAFNSNWELVTTLVKKGASIGANATIICGTIIGEYAMVGSGAVVTKNVPAYGLVFGNPAKLKGFVCKCGRKAVKIGDEKDKVLMECTVCKTTFYLNKEDYEIIEE; from the coding sequence ATGGCAGATTACTTTATTCATGAAACTGCTGAAATTTCTAAAGGTGTTATAATTGGCAAAAATACCAAAGTTTGGCATCAATCACAGATTAGGGAAGGTGCAAAAGTAGGTGAGAACTGCATTATAAGCAAGTGTGTTTACATCGACTTTGATGTGAAGATTGGGAACAATGTTAAGATTCAGAATGGTGTTTCTGTCTACCATGGTGTTGAAGTTGAAGATGATGTTTTTTTGGGCCCCCATATGACATTTACAAACGATTTATACCCAAGAGCTTTCAACAGTAACTGGGAGCTTGTTACTACCCTCGTTAAGAAAGGGGCATCTATTGGAGCTAATGCCACTATAATATGTGGAACTATTATTGGAGAATATGCTATGGTGGGTTCAGGTGCAGTAGTTACAAAGAATGTTCCAGCATACGGACTTGTATTTGGAAATCCCGCAAAGCTTAAAGGTTTTGTCTGCAAATGTGGTAGAAAAGCAGTCAAAATTGGTGACGAGAAAGATAAAGTTTTAATGGAATGCACAGTATGCAAGACTACCTTTTATTTGAATAAAGAAGACTATGAAATTATAGAGGAATAA
- a CDS encoding DegT/DnrJ/EryC1/StrS family aminotransferase, whose protein sequence is MIPIAKPSIDQEEIEAVKSVLMSGNIAQSKKVDEFEKQFADYIGTEYAISTSNGTTALHVALLSNGIGKGNEVITTSFTFVATANSVLFTGAKPVFVDIDPNSFNLDASLIEDKITKKTRAIMPVHLYGQAADLKAINELCEDHNLILIEDAAQAHGAKFDGKNVGSFGTGCFSFYPTKNMTTSEGGMITTNNKLVYEKARKFRNHGQEKRYYYDALGFNFRMTDICAAIGICQLNKLDRFNKTRQKNAEYYSKKLSKLDYLQCPKTNPSNEHVFHQYTLRIKDGRRDEVIKGLEKAGIGYGIYYPMPLHKQPLYLELGYKDKLKETEKAAEEVISFPVHPLLNKEEIEHIVSFFEEFK, encoded by the coding sequence ATGATACCAATTGCAAAACCATCTATAGATCAAGAGGAAATAGAAGCAGTCAAATCTGTATTAATGAGCGGAAATATCGCCCAATCAAAAAAAGTTGATGAATTTGAAAAACAATTTGCAGATTATATCGGAACAGAATATGCAATATCTACCTCTAACGGAACAACAGCTTTGCATGTTGCCCTTCTTTCAAACGGCATAGGGAAGGGAAATGAAGTTATAACTACCTCATTTACCTTTGTTGCAACAGCCAACTCTGTCCTTTTCACAGGTGCAAAACCAGTCTTTGTTGATATAGATCCAAATTCCTTTAATTTAGACGCTTCTTTGATAGAAGATAAAATTACTAAGAAGACTAGGGCAATAATGCCCGTTCACTTATACGGGCAAGCGGCAGATCTAAAGGCAATAAATGAATTATGTGAGGATCATAATCTAATCTTAATCGAAGACGCCGCCCAAGCGCACGGGGCAAAATTTGACGGAAAAAATGTGGGTTCATTTGGTACAGGATGCTTTTCATTCTATCCAACAAAAAATATGACAACTTCAGAAGGCGGAATGATCACAACTAACAACAAACTAGTATATGAAAAAGCAAGAAAGTTTAGAAACCATGGCCAGGAGAAAAGGTACTATTATGATGCACTGGGATTTAACTTTAGGATGACTGATATTTGTGCAGCTATCGGTATTTGTCAGCTGAACAAACTTGATAGATTTAATAAAACTAGACAAAAAAATGCAGAATATTATTCAAAAAAATTATCCAAACTAGATTACTTGCAATGTCCAAAAACTAATCCAAGTAATGAACATGTTTTTCACCAGTATACTTTGAGGATAAAAGATGGCAGAAGGGATGAAGTAATTAAAGGTCTTGAAAAAGCTGGCATAGGATATGGAATTTACTACCCAATGCCTCTACATAAGCAGCCTTTATATCTTGAACTTGGGTACAAGGATAAACTAAAAGAAACAGAAAAAGCTGCAGAGGAAGTTATATCATTTCCTGTTCACCCATTATTAAATAAAGAAGAAATTGAACATATTGTTTCGTTCTTTGAGGAATTCAAATGA
- a CDS encoding Gfo/Idh/MocA family oxidoreductase, which produces MIKIGVIGAGVMGGHHIRNLASMDVELVGISDIDKKRVTELSDTFNTKGFLDYKELVKGGIDAAVVAVPTKLHKTVCDYLIENGVDILVEKPIADTVEHGKEIIDKAKKEDIKLSVGHIERFNPAIQKLKELIKNDTLGKVVTMSSKRVGPYNPRIRDVGIIIDLGVHDIDIMSFLLEEKVKTVYATGGKRIHPFEDFATILMTFGNTCTGLIDTNWHTPHKVRSLTVVADKGIAEVDYIEQKLVLFDKEWEKDAKIERKEPLAIELDCFINYLKKNTAPPVSGEEGLHALEVAISAIDSYMSNKIIKI; this is translated from the coding sequence ATGATTAAAATTGGAGTAATAGGCGCCGGAGTTATGGGGGGTCACCACATAAGAAACCTTGCGTCGATGGATGTTGAGCTAGTTGGCATATCAGACATTGACAAAAAAAGAGTTACTGAATTATCCGATACTTTTAACACAAAAGGGTTTTTAGATTACAAAGAGCTTGTAAAAGGGGGCATAGATGCTGCTGTCGTGGCCGTTCCAACAAAACTCCATAAGACCGTATGCGACTATCTTATCGAAAACGGCGTTGATATCTTAGTTGAAAAGCCAATTGCAGATACAGTTGAACATGGTAAGGAAATAATTGACAAGGCTAAGAAAGAAGATATAAAACTCTCAGTTGGCCACATCGAAAGGTTTAATCCGGCTATTCAAAAGCTAAAGGAATTAATAAAAAATGACACACTTGGAAAAGTTGTCACAATGTCTTCAAAGAGGGTCGGACCTTACAATCCAAGAATAAGGGATGTCGGGATTATTATTGATTTAGGCGTTCATGATATAGACATAATGTCTTTTTTATTGGAAGAAAAAGTAAAAACAGTATATGCAACAGGTGGCAAAAGAATACATCCTTTTGAAGACTTTGCGACAATTCTAATGACCTTTGGAAATACTTGCACAGGGTTAATTGATACCAACTGGCATACTCCTCATAAAGTTAGGAGTCTTACTGTTGTTGCAGATAAAGGCATAGCCGAAGTTGATTATATTGAGCAGAAGCTTGTTTTATTTGACAAAGAGTGGGAAAAGGATGCGAAGATTGAAAGAAAGGAGCCATTGGCAATAGAGCTTGATTGTTTTATCAATTATCTAAAAAAGAACACAGCACCTCCAGTTTCAGGTGAGGAAGGCCTTCATGCGCTTGAAGTTGCAATCTCGGCAATAGATTCTTATATGTCTAATAAAATAATAAAAATTTAA
- a CDS encoding nucleotide sugar dehydrogenase, giving the protein MFKNIVIVGTGYVGIPVAAMFADKGFNVVGINRTKEKVDLINKGLCPIEGDEPNLPELIEKVVKNKKLVATTDYSACKTADAILICVETPFDSDKWEPKYDSLKSALKSVAENMSKNSLVIVESTIAPTTMETLVKPILENTSKMKAGKDFLLGNCPERVMPGKLLYNIENLSRVCGGINEETRERMLQLYSHIVKGELYPTDCITAEVVKTTENAYRDVEIAFANEVALICEKLGINVYEVRELVNKAPYRNMHLPGAGVGGHCLPKDSLLLSYGVKGILTPELMILARNLNKKMPSHTAGLLTDALKEKGMDAKGKNITVCGFAYLENSDDTRNTPSLGVINALKEKGAIVEVHDPFVKSYEGLEIKKEFYSCVKDSDALVFVTAHSEYKNLDLNKIKELMKTPIIIDGRNIFDKEEMIKKGFIYKGVGKG; this is encoded by the coding sequence ATGTTTAAAAATATTGTCATTGTAGGAACAGGTTACGTTGGAATCCCTGTTGCCGCTATGTTTGCTGATAAAGGCTTTAATGTAGTCGGGATAAACAGAACGAAGGAAAAAGTGGACCTTATAAACAAGGGATTATGCCCCATAGAAGGGGATGAGCCAAATTTACCAGAGCTTATAGAAAAAGTTGTGAAGAATAAAAAACTTGTCGCAACTACCGATTATTCTGCATGTAAAACTGCTGATGCGATATTAATCTGTGTCGAAACTCCTTTTGATTCTGATAAATGGGAGCCAAAGTATGATTCATTGAAATCTGCTCTAAAGAGTGTGGCTGAAAATATGTCAAAAAACTCATTGGTCATTGTAGAATCTACTATAGCCCCCACAACTATGGAAACTTTGGTGAAACCAATCCTAGAAAATACTTCAAAAATGAAAGCAGGCAAGGATTTCTTACTTGGTAACTGCCCCGAAAGAGTAATGCCTGGAAAACTTCTCTATAACATTGAAAATCTGTCCAGAGTATGTGGTGGAATAAACGAAGAAACAAGAGAGAGAATGCTTCAACTTTATTCCCATATTGTCAAAGGAGAGCTTTATCCGACAGACTGCATTACCGCTGAAGTTGTAAAAACAACGGAAAATGCCTACAGAGATGTTGAGATAGCTTTTGCTAATGAAGTTGCATTGATCTGTGAAAAACTTGGAATTAACGTCTACGAAGTAAGGGAATTAGTAAACAAAGCACCTTACAGGAATATGCATTTACCTGGTGCAGGTGTTGGTGGGCACTGCCTCCCAAAAGACTCACTATTACTTTCTTATGGCGTAAAAGGTATACTAACTCCTGAACTTATGATACTTGCAAGAAATCTAAATAAAAAGATGCCTTCCCACACTGCTGGGCTTTTGACAGATGCCTTAAAAGAAAAAGGAATGGATGCCAAAGGCAAAAATATTACAGTATGCGGATTTGCCTACCTAGAGAATTCTGATGATACCAGAAACACCCCTTCCTTAGGTGTAATTAATGCACTAAAGGAAAAGGGTGCAATTGTTGAGGTTCACGATCCCTTTGTCAAGAGCTATGAAGGGCTTGAAATAAAAAAGGAGTTTTACAGTTGTGTAAAAGACTCAGATGCCCTAGTATTTGTCACAGCACACTCTGAATACAAAAATCTTGATCTAAACAAAATCAAGGAATTGATGAAGACCCCAATAATAATTGATGGAAGAAATATCTTTGATAAAGAAGAAATGATAAAAAAAGGATTCATTTACAAAGGTGTTGGAAAAGGATAA
- the rimI gene encoding ribosomal protein S18-alanine N-acetyltransferase, with the protein MIVRNVGPDDIYTVIDLEYQNFDYPYPPEVINFLYEFHRDTFLVVENDKVVIGFVIGIVQKREGHILVIAIRDDYKKKGVGTFLMKRLIDVYKKKGITRLKLEVRASNVAALSMYRNLGFKITNRLKHYYENGEDGLLLRRENL; encoded by the coding sequence ATGATCGTTAGGAATGTAGGGCCAGATGACATATATACAGTTATAGATTTAGAATACCAGAATTTTGATTACCCTTACCCACCCGAGGTAATAAACTTTCTATATGAATTCCACAGAGATACTTTTCTTGTTGTAGAAAATGACAAAGTTGTTATTGGATTTGTAATAGGTATAGTGCAGAAAAGAGAAGGGCATATACTAGTAATTGCAATAAGAGATGATTACAAAAAAAAAGGCGTGGGAACATTTCTTATGAAAAGATTGATCGACGTCTATAAGAAAAAAGGTATAACTCGATTAAAACTTGAAGTTAGGGCCAGCAATGTTGCCGCACTATCAATGTACAGAAATCTTGGATTTAAGATTACTAACAGATTAAAACATTACTATGAAAACGGAGAAGACGGATTACTTCTAAGAAGAGAAAATCTTTAA